In Marinobacter qingdaonensis, the genomic stretch GATCATGGTGACCGCCCAATAAAACATCCGGCACCGCCTGACCTTCGTAAACCTCGGGCCGGGTGTAGTGCGGACAATCCAGCAAACCGTCGGCGAACGAATCCTGTTCGGCCGACTGCGCATGACCCAGCGCTCCGGGGATGAGGCGCGTAACCGCATCAATGACAGCCATGGCCGCCAATTCGCCACCAGACAGCACAAAATCGCCCAGTGACACTTCCCGATCGACTTCCGCCGTAATCAGGCGCTCGTCCACGCCCTCGTAACGCCCCGCCACCAGGATCAACCGCTCTTCCGCCGCCAACGACTCGACCACGGACTGATTCAGCGTTTCTCCCTGGGGTGACAGATACACCACGCAGGCCTTACCGGGTGCCGACGCTCTGGCCGCATGGATGGCATCCCTAAGAGGCTGGATTTTCATCAGCATCCCGGGCCCGCCACCGTAGGGCCGGTCGTCGACCGTGCGGTGCCGATCGTGGGTGAAATCACGGGGATTCCAGCTCTGGAAAGTCAACAGACCGTCCCGAACCGCCCTACTTGTGATCCCGTAGTCCGTTACCGCACTGAACATCTCCGGGAACAGACTGACTGCGCCAATCCACACCCGTCAGAACTCCGGATCCCAGTCGACCACCATGCGCGACTCGGCCAACGCCACTTCCCGGACCACTTGATCCGGCAGGTAGGGAATCAGCCGTTCGCGCTGATCGATGGATTCAGGCGTTGCCTGCACCACCAGCACGTCGTTGGAACCCGTTTCTATCAGGTGATGCACCTTACCCAGGCACTCACCCTCGACCGTAAAGACATCCAGGCCTTCGAGCTGAAACCAGTAAAACTCCCCGTCGGGGAGTTCCGGCAACGCATCGGTATCGACTCTGACCTCAGCACCGCAGTACGTGAGGGCGACATCTCGGTCATCAACACCTTTAAGCCTGACGACGATCCCCTGCCCTTGGCGGCGACCCTCTTCAAGCCTGGCGGGAATACGTCGACCGTCCAGATCCAGCGTCCAGTTCCGGTAACTCAGTATTCCTTCCTTGGGGTCGGTGTAGGAATAAACCTTTAACCACCCTTTGACCCCAAACACCGAGGTAATCCGGCCGATCACAGTTTCCTGCGAAGTCTGTGTCATGCCACGAACCCCGGTCGAACGCTATTAGCCAGCGGCTTTCAGCAGCTGTGCAACGCGCTCGCTGGTCTGTGCACCCTGGCCCAGCCAGAATTCAACACGCTCACGATCCACACGCAGACGCTCTTCCTGGCCGCGGGCGATCGGGTTGAAGAAACCAACGCGCTCAATGAACCGACCGTCGCGAGATTTGCGGCTGTCGGTGACTGTCAGATGGTAGAACGGGCGCTTCTTGGAGCCGCCACGAGCCAAACGGATTGTTACCATTTAACCAATATCCTGTTCTGTTGTACGAAACTTGTACGATTCACGCCAACTGTTCGGCAGCTGACGAGAAGACCCATACTCGAAAGGGGCGCTATTCTATGCTAAAAAAGCGCCGATGAAAACAGGGAAACTCGTTGATTCCCCGTTTTCGGTGTAAGGCTTTTTACATACGGCCAAACGGGGGCACACCACCCCCACCGCCGCCCGGCGGCATCATGCCACCCAGGCCACGCATCATGTTGGCCATACCGCCTTTTTTGCCAAACTTCTTCATCATTTTCTGCATCTGCTTGTGCTGCTTGAGCAGACGGTTCACGTCCTGAATCTGGGTACCGGAACCGGAGGCGATGCGGCGCTTGCGGGAATTGTTGATCACGTCAGGGTAACGACGCTCTTTCGGGGTCATGGAGCAGATGATGGCCTCCATTTGCCCCATGGACTTGTCGTTCACCTGCTGCTGGGCCATCTGGGCCATCTGCCCCATACCCGGCAGCTTGTCCATCAGGCCACCGATGCCGCCCATGTTTTTCATCTGCTGGAGCTGATCCCGGAAATCCTCCAGGTCGAAGCTCTTGCCCTTCTTGATCTTCTTGGTCAGCTTCTGGGCTTTCTTCTGGTCAAGCTTGCGCTCCGCTTCCTCGATCAGCGACAGCACATCGCCCATGCCAAGGATGCGGGA encodes the following:
- the trmD gene encoding tRNA (guanosine(37)-N1)-methyltransferase TrmD; amino-acid sequence: MWIGAVSLFPEMFSAVTDYGITSRAVRDGLLTFQSWNPRDFTHDRHRTVDDRPYGGGPGMLMKIQPLRDAIHAARASAPGKACVVYLSPQGETLNQSVVESLAAEERLILVAGRYEGVDERLITAEVDREVSLGDFVLSGGELAAMAVIDAVTRLIPGALGHAQSAEQDSFADGLLDCPHYTRPEVYEGQAVPDVLLGGHHDQIRRWRLKQSLRRTQERRPDLLEQRVLTEEERQLLDEILNEPGASESSGH
- the rimM gene encoding ribosome maturation factor RimM (Essential for efficient processing of 16S rRNA), which produces MTQTSQETVIGRITSVFGVKGWLKVYSYTDPKEGILSYRNWTLDLDGRRIPARLEEGRRQGQGIVVRLKGVDDRDVALTYCGAEVRVDTDALPELPDGEFYWFQLEGLDVFTVEGECLGKVHHLIETGSNDVLVVQATPESIDQRERLIPYLPDQVVREVALAESRMVVDWDPEF
- the rpsP gene encoding 30S ribosomal protein S16 — its product is MVTIRLARGGSKKRPFYHLTVTDSRKSRDGRFIERVGFFNPIARGQEERLRVDRERVEFWLGQGAQTSERVAQLLKAAG